A genomic region of Miscanthus floridulus cultivar M001 chromosome 3, ASM1932011v1, whole genome shotgun sequence contains the following coding sequences:
- the LOC136544912 gene encoding protein NUCLEAR FUSION DEFECTIVE 4-like — translation MLFASTMIMSMSGGAYIFGAYSKALKASLEYDQDTLNTISFSKNIGISLGIVSGLINEVTPPWVVLLAGAAMNLAGYLLVHHAISIPGAARPPVWLMCFYIFLGAISQTFASTGALVTSVKNFPNDRGIVLGMLLGYAGFSGAIFTQLYRAFGGGEDGATLLLILAWLPTVVSLLFSFTVRVIPRSSSTAATAMGLGRERKGVLGFLGVSVLIGIYLLVLNVVEVKVSRLPTHVYHITNTLLLFILVVGPLIIVVKQEYHHTYTLQPPPPPTTPSSSAPSSSLQQDVSIRPPSMGEQEINYSVLQALCSKHMLLLFVTTACGIGGIMTVVDNMSQIGQSLGHSQRAISMLVSLVSLSNYAGRVLAGLGSDYVVECYKLPRPLSLTVTLLLAFFGHLLIAMGLRDALYAASLIMGFCLGSIWTVLFAVVSEVFGLKHFSTLYNLSTLASPVGSYVLSVQVAGRMYDHEAQRQGHLRQDLACVGVQCFRASFEIVAGVTLLGMVVSLVMTWRTRAFYYARFSAGVVAITAVTTDKNIKQEGALADQNKTIATNQSLSIC, via the coding sequence ATGCTCTTCGCTTCTACCATGATCATGTCCATGAGTGGCGGCGCCTACATCTTCGGCGCGTACTCCAAGGCGCTCAAGGCGTCGTTAGAGTATGATCAGGACACTCTCAACACTATCAGCTTCTCGAAGAACATCGGCATAAGCTTAGGCATCGTGTCGGGCCTCATCAACGAGGTAACCCCGCCGTGGGTCGTGCTGCTGGCCGGCGCTGCCATGAACCTGGCGGGGTACCTCCTGGTCCACCACGCCATATCCATCCCCGGCGCAGCTCGGCCGCCGGTGTGGCTCATGTGCTTCTACATATTCcttggcgccatctctcagacgTTCGCCAGCACGGGAGCCCTCGTCACCAGCGTCAAGAACTTCCCGAACGACCGCGGCATCGTGCTCGGCATGCTCTTGGGCTATGCCGGGTTCAGTGGCGCCATCTTCACGCAGCTCTACCGTGCCTTCGGTGGTGGCGAAGATGGCGCCACTCTTTTGCTAATCTTGGCATGGCTCCCCACTGTCGTCTCGCTGCTCTTTAGCTTCACCGTTCGTGTCATCCCACGAAGTAGCAGCACCGCGGCGACGGCGATGGGGCTCGGCCGGGAACGCAAGGGCGTGTTGGGTTTCCTTGGTGTCTCTGTCCTCATTGGCATCTACCTCCTCGTTCTGAATGTCGTCGAGGTGAAGGTATCCCGACTACCGACGCATGTCTACCACATCACGAACACCTTACTCCTTTTCATCCTCGTCGTTGGACCACTCATCATCGTCGTGAAGCAGGAGTACCACCATACCTATACACTTCAGCCGCCGCCCCCGCCAACGACTCCATCCTCTTCTGCACCGTCGTCTTCCTTGCAGCAAGATGTGTCAATTCGTCCCCCATCTATGGGGGAGCAAGAGATCAACTACTCGGTTTTGCAGGCTCTTTGCAGTAAACACATGCTGCTGCTCTTCGTCACCACCGCCTGTGGCATCGGCGGCATTATGACGGTGGTCGATAACATGAGCCAGATTGGGCAGTCACTAGGGCACTCACAACGCGCCATCTCAATGTTGGTGTCCCTCGTGAGCCTGTCCAACTACGCAGGGCGTGTGCTGGCTGGCTTGGGCTCTGACTATGTGGTGGAGTGTTACAAGCTGCCACGCCCACTGTCGCTCACCGTAACGCTCCTCCTCGCCTTCTTCGGCCACCTCCTCATCGCCATGGGTTTGCGCGATGCTCTCTACGCCGCATCGCTCATCATGGGCTTCTGCCTTGGCTCTATCTGGACGGTGTTGTTCGCCGTAGTGTCGGAGGTGTTTGGGCTCAAACACTTCTCCACACTCTACAATTTGTCCACGCTGGCAAGCCCCGTCGGATCCTACGTGCTGAGCGTGCAGGTGGCAGGTCGTATGTATGACCATGAGGCACAACGGCAAGGCCATCTCCGGCAAGATCTCGCCTGCGTTGGGGTTCAGTGCTTCAGAGCATCGTTCGAGATCGTCGCCGGCGTGACGTTGCTCGGCATGGTGGTGTCCCTAGTGATGACGTGGAGGACGAGGGCATTTTACTATGCTAGGTTCAGTGCTGGTGTTGTCGCAATCACAGCCGTCACGACAGATAAAAACATCAAGCAAGAAGGGGCGTTGGCCGATCAAAACAAAACAATAGCTACGAATCAAAGTCTGAGTATTTGCTAG
- the LOC136543105 gene encoding uncharacterized protein, whose product MANCEVCGEDVESIKHALLDCTVAKLFWDQVRLLTGVKVPLLHPLKWARDLVDPSVISEKDAAVIICGMWSLRMSRNKRRHGEDVVPIRVAVQWVTDTAFDLWQSIHPAKGADHVVRKQQSWNKPEVGWTKCNVDASFMEGIRTAASGVVLRNHDGSVGENMWRDSTLACSLPDGTIC is encoded by the exons ATGGCGAATTGTGAAGTCTGTGGGGAGGATGTAGAATCAATCAAACATGCTTTGCTAGATTGTACGGTTGCCAAACTGTTTTGGGATCAAGTCAGGCTGCTCACTGGTGTTAAGGTGCCGCTGCTGCACCCCCTCAAGTGGGCAAGGGACCTTGTCGATCCGAGTGTGATTTCAGAGAAGGATGCAGCTGTTATAATTTGTGGCATGTGGTCTCTTCGGATGTCAAGGAATAAGAGACGGCATGGAGAAGATGTGGTGCCGATAAGGGTAGCAGTTCAGTGGGTAACTGATACTGCATTTGATCTCTGGCAGTCAATTCACCCGGCCAAAGGTGCTGATCACGTAGTGCGAAAACAGCAGTCCTGGAACAAGCCAGAGGTTGGGTGGACAAAGTGCAATGTTGATGCTTCTTTCATGGAAGGCATCCGGACTGCAGCTTCGGGGGTCGTCCTTCGCAATCATGATGGGAGTGTTGG GGAGAACATGTGGAGGGACAGCACGTTGGCATGCTCATTGCCTGACGGCACTATCTGTTGA
- the LOC136543106 gene encoding uncharacterized protein — protein MVAPRRRGNPVVPRSAVRVYRNPVVTTVTARPSVARRWVHTTLWRHRRQRLYSADGDGLTVGLGVQWTPPFRKLSPGAEPRPGTLQLCAGNSCLVFKIARAGGVVPRILRRFLADARVTFAAYNVASDCRKLRAHHGIEVASTLELRSAGDGLGNAPMAEMANRLLGIPRGRVEKPRWIATSEWDGRRLSWGQVRYAAADAYLSCRLGERIRRRSRRGVHVVEIGDEYESSDGDEYVESRELEPADDDDVDDGRWTDRFVGFIGGWVQDEEDRYRLDEYENNTCLPYQTPAFVIY, from the coding sequence ATGGTTGCCCCCCGCCGCCGCGGCAACCCCGTCGTGCCGAGGAGCGCCGTGCGCGTTTACCGCAACCCCGTGGTGACCACAGTGACAGCGCGCCCGAGCGTCGCGCGCCGGTGGGTGCACACCACCCTGTGGCGGCACCGACGGCAGCGTCTCTACTCCGCCGACGGCGACGGCCTCACGGTGGGTCTAGGCGTGCAGTGGACGCCGCCGTTCCGGAAGCTATCCCCGGGCGCCGAGCCGCGGCCGGGCACGCTGCAGCTGTGTGCGGGCAACAGCTGCCTGGTCTTCAAGATCGCGCGGGCCGGCGGCGTGGTTCCCCGGATCCTGCGCCGGTTCCTGGCCGACGCCCGCGTCACGTTCGCCGCCTACAACGTGGCCTCCGACTGCCGGAAGCTGCGCGCGCACCACGGGATCGAGGTGGCGTCCACGCTGGAGCTCCGCAGCGCCGGAGATGGTCTGGGCAACGCGCCCATGGCGGAGATGGCGAACCGGCTGCTGGGCATCCCCCGCGGCCGGGTCGAGAAGCCCCGGTGGATCGCCACGAGTGAGTGGGACGGGAGGAGACTGTCGTGGGGCCAGGTGCGctacgccgccgccgacgcctaCCTCTCGTGCCGCCTCGGCGAGCGCATCCGCCGCCGCTCTCGCCGTGGCGTGCATGTCGTGGAGATTGGAGACGAGTACGAGTCCAGCGACGGCGACGAGTACGTGGAGAGTCGGGAGCTGGAGCCTGCAGACGACGACGACGTTGACGACGGCCGGTGGACGGATCGGTTCGTAGGGTTCATTGGAGGATGGGTGCAAGACGAAGAGGATAGGTACCGTTTGGATGAATACGAGAATAATACGTGCCTTCCTTATCAAACCCCAGCTTTTGTCATATACTAG